Proteins encoded by one window of Lepeophtheirus salmonis chromosome 3, UVic_Lsal_1.4, whole genome shotgun sequence:
- the LOC121115477 gene encoding uncharacterized protein — protein sequence MKFIVSILAIVLFIYQVKGHIDDEDHEIEKRSAEPGYGHHKGHGGGHGGGYGHKGHGGGHGHGGGHGGGYGHGGGHGGGHGHKGHGGGHGGGYGHGHGGGYGHH from the exons ATGAAGTTCATT GTTTCCATCCTTGCAATTGTTCTCTTTATCTATCAAGTGAAAGGTCACATTGACGATGAAGAtcatgaaatagaaaaaagatctGCAGAGCCTGGATATGGACATCATAAAGGACATGGAGGTGGACATGGTGGAGGATATGGCCACAAGGGGCATGGAGGTGGTCATGGACATGGTGGAGGTCATGGTGGTGGTTATGGACATGGTGGAGGTCATGGAGGCGGTCATGGCCACAAAGGACATGGTGGTGGTCATGGAGGCGGATATGGTCATGGTCATGGTGGAGGCTATGgacatcattaa